One genomic segment of Gossypium arboreum isolate Shixiya-1 chromosome 3, ASM2569848v2, whole genome shotgun sequence includes these proteins:
- the LOC128290582 gene encoding uncharacterized protein LOC128290582, with the protein MLVLLLTESSNMANTSEFAQKLLDELRLRKERMAADHAYAYSKTGYKSSREPNTLKTIGSRAGNSQNRPNGGRRPVSNQIVPFGRGQKSVVLDFALENGGRRDSTSNSSLFDFLHKIGRKQMDYGKMARRDSKLPDISRLRIEDISRGVQKLNHILGACSNGLKFDTYSIQIGQELLKGAMDLEESLRMLVNLQEDSKYSITQRRRSRITLLEEEEDGHDEKQLDIMPIFLGIHSRNYNDIQGAARTDLKLRLKHLTYSSSEVTDSKHGKKVVSASVGSVTDTKTLVTFSEQNNLSSLQCKQEKLRIPNVIAKLMGLDQLPGSVDSNVTTTKESGKQPGKVLPNRNGSTRVAVHDKLPPRKDLEDIKSMMSSRKAFIKIGKQQSDIIPLNQNTLHRGNRYANKLLRGDQQKLQINHGFEQVSMLQKSELQERR; encoded by the exons ATGCTTGTTCTGCTTCTAACAGAGAGTTCCAACATGGCCAACACTTCAGAGTTTGCTCAGAAGCTGTTAGATGAACTTCGGTTGCGCAAGGAACGAATGGCTGCAG ATCATGCATATGCTTACTCCAAAACAGGCTATAAATCATCCAGGGAACCAAACACACTCAAAACT ATTGGTTCTAGAGCTGGCAACTCACAAAACAGGCCTAATGGAGGCAGGAGACCGGTATCAAATCAGATTGTTCCTTTTGGGAGAGGCCAAAAATCAGTGGTCCTGGATTTTGCACTTGAAAATGGAGGAAGAAGAGATTCTACAAGCAATAGTTCACTGTTCGATTTTCTGCATAAGATTGGCAGGAAACAGATGGACTATGGGAAGATGGCAAGAAGAGATAGCAAACTCCCTGATATCTCCCGCCTGCGTATCGAAGACATATCTAGGGGTGTACAAAAGTTAAATCATATCCTCGGAGCCTGCTCTAATGGCCTCAAATTCGACACATACTCGATACAAATTGGGCAGGAACTGTTGAAAGGGGCAATGGACTTGGAGGAATCTCTGAGGATGCTTGTCAACCTGCAGGAAGATTCAAAATACTCAATAACACAACGGAGAAGAAGTAGGATAACATTGCTGGAGGAGGAAGAAGATGGGCATGACGAGAAGCAATTGGATATTATGCCAATATTTCTTGGCATACACTCAAGAAATTATAATGACATTCAAGGTGCTGCAAGGACTGACCTCAAGCTGAGGCTCAAGCATCTTACCTATTCTTCTTCTGAGGTTACTGATTCCAAGCATGGGAAAAAAGTTGTATCTGCCTCGGTTGGCTCGGTTACAGACACTAAAACTCTCGTTACATTCTCAGAACAAAATAACTTGAGTTCCTTGCAGTGCAAACAAGAAAAATTGAGGATTCCAAATGTAATCGCGAAGTTGATGGGGCTCGATCAACTTCCGGGAAGTGTAGATTCAAATGTCACCACCACAAAGGAGTCTGGAAAGCAACCAGGAAAAGTTTTGCCAAATAGGAATGGAAGCACAAGGGTTGCTGTTCATGACAAATTACCACCTCGAAAGGACTTGGAAGACATAAAATCGATGATGAGTTCGAGAAAGGCGTTCATCAAGATAGGAAAACAACAAAGTGACATCATCCCACTGAATCAAAACACGCTTCACAGGGGAAACAGATATGCTAACAAGCTTCTCCGAGGTGATCAACAAAAGTTGCAAATTAATCATGGATTTGAACAGGTGAGCATGCTCCAAAAATCCGAGCTTCAAGAGAGAAGGTGA
- the LOC108456131 gene encoding uncharacterized protein LOC108456131, whose amino-acid sequence MNVMKVKSEPEDFDCNSDDFGLDNVVLKWISDRCETKKRKGFNFVGLNKEKLETCSSVKLESPNFQHNGDIHDELEDPLIGWKSELFKNIKSSDEDLLELNRDWPAPIDVKVEVPESETANVNILKTDVPCPTTEPQYCSLNEVSYEYTEDSETRLDVGLPGCETKEPQYCSLNEVSYEYMEDSETRLDVRLSGCETKEPQYCSLNEVSYEYRENFEPKFDVEVSSWEIAQVHGPESKAYFGLSGYRKEDYTIHPLSYDVSSEPMSPIKDYSYDVCDSCQNESPKPQMPWQTSRYSLIQILETNIASDTETGVSLYPIKCSVSNGVSYESTEDVAPKSGASFSSCETVKVDSLEIISYLCSDLQEFGKDSYTVDPLTYAVTSELVSPTKDHCTDLHDSFNSSEHKMSSQTGNRGQAEMPEMDTDNCFQCLETNNEYSACSFERRSTHYWSSNIRNIVVSPSTDNGLYWSSSSLKHEKHSGLVSADSSSSKKQPLSPALIARNYFDASGKPLASPAPQDYHQMKHRHSAERLLSGRKAISPASRERLCRAMRLSGLDENECHQYRGKQSHHRTSRAQGLDHIWKDGVAIKPTSTMRKAKQDKKESPIKGSLKGTYPPQCRSQSVIAFTQQQMQDFQSLAMKLTTELKSMKNLVKGKFQSESEASIATSANENADEVRVAIENATRAEEYARRWLAILTRDCNRFCKIMSLTEDNPAASERVIKKERKVSFADEAGGMPKYFKNDRHSPSN is encoded by the exons ATGAACGTAATGAAAGTTAAGAGTGAACCTGAAGATTTTGACTGCAACAGTGATGATTTTGGCTTAGACAATGTGGTGTTGAAATGGATTTCGGATAGATGcgaaacaaagaaaaggaaaggcttcaactttgttggtttaaataaaGAAAAGCTGGAAACCTGCTCTTCCGTGAAACTCGAGTCTCCAAACTTTCAGCACAATGGCGACATACACGATGAACTTGAAGATCCTCTTATCGGTTGGAAATCTGAACTTTTCAAGAATATCAAGAGTAGCGATGAAGATTTGCTTGAACTAAATCGGGATTGGCCTGCGCCTATTGATGTTAAAGTTGAGGTTCCTGAAAGTGAAACTGCTAATGTAAATATTTTGAAGACTGACGTGCCTTGTCCTACAACGGAACCCCAATACTGTTCTCTTAATGAAGTGTCCTATGAATACACCGAAGATTCTGAGACCAGGCTTGACGTGGGGCTTCCTGGTTGTGAAACAAAGGAGCCTCAGTATTGTTCTCTTAATGAAGTGTCCTATGAATACATGGAAGATTCTGAGACCAGGCTTGACGTGAGGCTTTCTGGCTGTGAAACAAAGGAACCTCAGTATTGTTCTCTTAATGAAGTGTCCTATGAATATAGGGAAAATTTTGAGCCCAAGTTTGATGTAGAGGTTTCTAGTTGGGAGATTGCTCAGGTACACGGTCCAGAAAGTAAAGCGTATTTTGGCTTGTCTGGATATAGGAAAGAAGATTATACCATCCATCCCCTTTCCTATGATGTCTCCTCGGAACCAATGTCTCCGATAAAGGATTATAGCTATGATGTTTGTGATAGCTGCCAAAATGAGTCTCCCAAGCCACAGATGCCATGGCAGACAAGCAGGTACAGTTTAATTCAAATTCTTGAGACAAATATTGCTTCTGATACGGAAACGGGGGTCTCACTGTACCCCATAAAATGCAGTGTTTCAAATGGGGTGTCTTATGAATCTACTGAAGATGTTGCTCCTAAATCTGGCGCCAGTTTTTCTAGTTGTGAGACTGTAAAGGTAGACAGTCTGGAAATAATCAGCTATCTATGTTCAGACCTGCAAGAATTTGGGAAAGACAGTTATACTGTAGATCCGCTAACCTATGCTGTTACCTCTGAATTAGTATCTCCTACCAAGGATCATTGTACTGATTTGCATGATAGCTTTAATTCTTCAGAGCACAAGATGTCTTCACAGACCGGCAATCGTGGCCAAGCTGAAATGCCTGAGATGGACACTGATAATTGCTTCCAATGCTTGGAAACTAACAATGAATATAGTGCGTGCTCCTTTGAGAGGAGAAGTACACATTACTGGTCTTCTAATATTAGAAACATTGTGGTCAGTCCTTCCACTGACAATGGCTTGTATTGGAGTTCATCAAGCTTGAAACATGAGAAACATTCAGGCCTTGTTTCTGCTGATTCTTCTTCATCAAAAAAGCAACCCCTGTCACCAGCGCTTATAGCTCGTAATTACTTTGATGCTTCTGGTAAGCCTTTAGCATCACCAGCACCTCAGGATTATCATCAAATGAAGCATCGGCATAGTGCTGAAAGGCTTCTCTCAGGCAGAAAG GCCATTTCTCCAGCTTCTCGAGAGAGACTTTGTCGGGCTATGAGGTTAAGTGGGTTGGATGAAAACGAGTGTCATC AATATAGAGGAAAGCAGAGCCATCATAGGACTTCAAGAGCTCAAGGGCTTGACCATATCTGGAAGGATGGAGTAGCTATCAAGCCAACATCAACCATGAGAAAAGCAAAACAAGATAAGAAAGAGTCGCCAATAAAGGGCAGTCTAAAGGGTACTTATCCCCCTCAATGTCGTTCACAAAGCGTGATAGCATTTAcacagcaacaaatgcaggatttCCAATCTTTAGCTATGAAACTCACGACAGAGTTGAAGTCAATGAAAAACCTTGTTAAGGGAAAGTTTCAGTCGGAGTCTGAGGCCTCTATAGCTACATCTGCAAATGAAAATGCTGATGAA GTCAGGGTAGCCATTGAAAACGCAACAAGAGCTGAAGAATATGCAAGAAGATGGCTTGCTATTTTGACAAGAGATTGCAACCGCTTTTGTAAAATCATG AGTTTGACGGAGGATAACCCTGCTGCATCTGAACGTGTAATCAAAAAAGAAAGGAAGGTTTCTTTTGCTGATGAAGCTGGTGGCATGCCAAAGTATTTTAAGAATGACAGGCACAGCCCTTCGAATTAG
- the LOC108456435 gene encoding outer envelope pore protein 24B, chloroplastic-like, with translation MQTYKTEFRQRLPLYLPSLYLPREMKASLKGRYTNDKSTAVVTLAVNAGDVKLLASMSDVTVVKGPRLNNLTLTVEKPAFFIFDYDVPKKDFRFQFMNSIKVAEKPLKLTYNHGHGENRTVMEGSLVLDSANKVSANYMFGTRNFKLKYSYVHGGVTTYEPCYDLGKNAWDFSVSRRLYDDVFKATFESWSRDFALEWSRNSKFNGTFKISATINMVGESKIPKVFAESTWDLEM, from the exons atgcaaacatacaaaaccgaaTTCCGCCAACGTCTCCCTCTTTATCTCCCTTCCTTGTATCTTCCGAGAGAAATGAAGGCGTCTCTGAAAGGCCGATACACAAACGACAAGAGCACCGCCGTCGTTACTCTTGCCGTCAACGCCGGCGATGTCAAGTTACTCGCCTCCATGAGTGATGTCACCGTCGTCAAAGGTCCCAGGCTCAACAATCTTACTTTAACCGTTGAAAAACCAGCCTTCTTCATCTTCGACTATGATGTCCCCAAGAAG GATTTTCGGTTTCAGTTTATGAACTCAATCAAGGTTGCGGAGAAACCGTTGAAGCTCACTTACAATCACGGCCATGGGGAAAACCGAACGGTGATGGAGGGGTCACTGGTGTTGGATTCGGCGAACAAAGTGTCGGCTAATTACATGTTCGGAACGAGGAACTTTAAGCTGAAATATAGTTACGTGCACGGAGGGGTTACGACTTACGAGCCATGTTATGATTTGGGGAAGAATGCGTGGGATTTTTCAGTTTCGAGGAGATTATATGACGATGTTTTTAAGGCGACTTTTGAGTCATGGAGTCGGGACTTTGCCCTGGAGTGGTCCCGAAATTCCAAGTTCAATGGGACATTTAAG ATATCAGCAACCATCAACATGGTTGGAGAATCGAAGATTCCTAAAGTATTTGCAGAGAGTACTTGGGATTTGGAAATGTGA